Proteins encoded in a region of the Oncorhynchus gorbuscha isolate QuinsamMale2020 ecotype Even-year linkage group LG16, OgorEven_v1.0, whole genome shotgun sequence genome:
- the lman1 gene encoding protein ERGIC-53, with the protein MLRQQWYQKMAVSIVNRLAAEACLLIFTLIFQHSNANNIAAAASTAEAPNRRFEYKYSFKGPHLSQADGSIPFWVHSGNAIPSADQVRITPSLRSQKGSVWTKSTVNFDNWEAEVTFRVSGRGRMGADGLAIWFTTAQGLDGPVYGAADNWNGVGIFFDSFDNDGKKNNPAVLVVGNNGKLVYDHPNDGTTQALGTCLRDFRNKPYPVRAKITYYKRTLTVLINNGFTPDKDDYEFCTKVDNMVIPQEGYFGISAATGGLADDHDVLSFLTFRLSEPGQELPPPEAEMPKQDKDKYQEEFENFQQDLDKKKEDYQKEHPDFQGQPIEDMYESVNDREIRQVFEGQNRIHLEIKQLHHQLAVILDEQRRYVSVATDEISKRQGESGGQVGQAPSQEMGAVVATQQEVLRNLNELRNSFYESLKQIGASQHQGNAVGMGTYETVQHFNDIKEHLHVVKKNIEHLITRTGNPSEKQVMNCPDPPPMPSCLGTTHFLVFVVIQSVLFFSYIMYKSQQEAAAKKFF; encoded by the exons ATGCTACGTCAGCAGTGGTACCAAAAGATGGCAGTGTCCATAGTAAACCGCCTGGCTGCTGAAGCGTGTTTATTAATATTTACTTTAATATTTCAACACAGTAATGCCAATAATATCGCCGCCGCTGCTTCGACTGCAGAAGCCCCAAACCGCAGGTTTGAATACAAGTACAGTTTCAAGGGACCGCACCTGTCTCAAGCCGACGGGAGTATTCCCTTTTGGGTACACAGTGGAA ATGCCATCCCCAGTGCCGATCAGGTCCGTATCACCCCCTCTCTCAGGAGTCAGAAGGGCTCGGTCTGGACCAAGTCCACGGTCAACTTTGACAACTGGGAAGCAGAGGTGACATTCCGTGTGTCTGGACGAGGGAGGATGGGAGCGGACGGCCTG GCGATATGGTTCACTACTGCACAAGGCCTGGATGGTCCTGTCTATGGAGCCGCTGACAACTGGAACGGTGTCGGCATCTTCTTCGATTCCTTCGACAACGACGGGAAG AAAAATAACCCTGCTGTGCTGGTAGTGGGAAACAATGGCAAACTTGTTTATGATCACCCAAA TGATGGCACGACTCAGGCCCTGGGGACATGCTTAAGAGACTTCCGTAACAAACCCTATCCTGTCAGAGCCAAAATAACATACTATAAAAGAACACTAACa GTGCTGATCAACAATGGTTTCACGCCAGATAAGGATGACTATGAGTTCTGTACAAAAGTGGACAACATGGTCATTCCACAGGAGGGCTACTTCGGCATCTCAGCTGCCACTGGGGGTCTAGCAG ACGATCATGATGTCCTGTCCTTCTTGACGTTCAGACTATCAGAGCCTGGCCAAGAACTG CCCCCACCTGAAGCGGAGATGCCCAAGCAGGACAAGGACAAGTACCAGGAGGAATTTGAGAACTTCCAGCAGGATCTGGACAAAAAGAAAGAGGACTACCAGAAGGAGCATCCGGACTTTCAGGGACAACCCA TTGAGGACATGTATGAGAGTGTGAACGACAGAGAGATCCGCCAAGTGTTTGAGGGCCAGAACCGGATCCACCTGGAGATCAAGCAGCTTCACCATCAGCTGGCCGTGATCCTGGACGAACAGCGGCGCTACGTATCCGTGGCTACCGACGAGATCTCCAAGCGCCAAGGGGAGTCTGGAGGACAGGTGGGACAG GCTCCGAGTCAAGAGATGGGTGCAGTGGTTGCAACACAACAGGAAGTACTGAGGAACCTGAACGAGTTGAG AAACTCGTTCTATGAGTCTCTGAAGCAGATTGGTGCCAGCCAGCATCAGGGCAACGCAGTTGGCATGGGAACATATGAGACGGTGCAACACTTCAACGACATCAAGGAACATCTACACGTGGTCAAGAAGAACATCGAACACCTCATCACACGCACTGGG AACCCCAGTGAAAAACAGGTGATGAACTGCCCCGATCCCCCTCCAATGCCTTCCTGTTTGGGTACCACAcacttcctggtctttgtggtcaTCCAATCAGTCCTGTTCTTCAGCTACATTATGTACAA AAGTCAACAAGAAGCAGCAGCAAAGAAATTCTTTTGA